One Benincasa hispida cultivar B227 chromosome 5, ASM972705v1, whole genome shotgun sequence genomic window carries:
- the LOC120078502 gene encoding mogroside IE synthase-like: protein MGSVEERVDLSKHRDEVEVIVIPCPAQGHINPLLQFAKHLAHHPPLKLTLPLILTNNTNDSNHSTVQYQPLTPSLTIHHIPLLPYQGPDPEPLHALWERRQEAIRLHLIHLLTSIPNVACVVFDSIFPWVLDLLKQFGVFGAAFFTQSCAVNAIYYNVYKGWLDVPLEEPLVSLDGLPPLRPSDFPSFISNRVKYPDYLSFLTGQFTRLSDVDWIFTNTFDGLEPEEVKWIEGQFPFKNIGPMVPSIYLDGQLQNDKDYGVSMFESNNTDCTMKWLDSKDPKSVIYVSFGSAAELEKEQMEELAYGLKLTNKFFFWVVRESEIHKLPHNFIKETAEEGLVVNWCSQLQVLAHQSVGCFITHCGWNSTLEALSLGVPMVAMAQWLDQPTNAKYVEDVWKIGKRVRMEENGICGREEIEFCVNEVMEGGEVNGEIRENLRKWRELAKAAMDEAGSSHQNINYFVEQLVNKTN, encoded by the exons GTAATAGTGATTCCATGTCCTGCCCAAGGCCACATTAACCCACTCCTCCAATTTGCCAAACACCTTGCCCATCACCCACCCCTCAAATTAACCCTTCCTCTAATTTTAACCAACAATACTAATGACTCCAACCACTCCACCGTCCAATATCAACCACTCACTCCCTCGCTCACTATTCACCATATTCCTCTCTTGCCTTATCAAGGCCCCGACCCTGAGCCCCTCCATGCCCTCTGGGAGCGTCGCCAAGAGGCCATTCGCTTGCATTTGATTCATCTTCTTACTTCTATTCCAAATGTTGCTTGTGTTGTTTTTGACTCTATCTTTCCTTGGGTTCTTGACCTTCTCAAACAATTTGGAGTTTTCGGGGCTGCCTTCTTCACTCAATCTTGCGCTGTTAATGCTATCTATTATAATGTTTACAAAGGATGGCTTGATGTTCCCTTGGAAGAGCCCTTGGTCTCCTTGGATGGCCTTCCTCCTCTTCGACCATCTGACTTCCCGTCTTTCATCTCTAATCGTGTCAAATATCCTGATTATCTTAGCTTCTTAACTGGTCAATTTACACGTTTGTCTGATGTTGATTGGATCTTCACCAACACTTTCGATGGCTTAGAACCAGAG GAAGTCAAGTGGATAGAAGGTCAATTTCCATTCAAGAATATTGGACCAATGGTTCCCTCAATCTACTTAGATGGACAGCTACAAAACGACAAAGATTATGGGGTTAGCATGTTTGAATCAAACAATACAGATTGTACAATGAAATGGCTTGATTCAAAAGACCCAAAATCTGTAATTTACGTGTCATTTGGGAGTGCAGCAGAATTAGAAAAAGAGCAAATGGAGGAGTTAGCATATGGCCTCAAATTAACCAACAAATTCTTCTTTTGGGTAGTCAGAGAATCTGAGATCCATAAGCTTCCACACAATTTCATCAAGGAAACTGCCGAGGAAGGGTTGGTAGTAAATTGGTGCTCTCAGCTACAAGTTTTGGCCCATCAATCAGTGGGATGTTTCATAACGCATTGTGGTTGGAACTCGACGCTCGAAGCGTTGAGCTTGGGAGTGCCGATGGTGGCGATGGCGCAGTGGTTGGACCAACCGACGAATGCCAAGTATGTGGAAGATGTGTGGAAGATTGGGAAGAGGGTGAGAATGGAGGAAAATGGAATATGTGGAAGAGAAGAGATAGAGTTTTGTGTTAATGAAGTTATGGAGGGAGGAGAAGTTAATGgagaaattagagaaaatttgagGAAGTGGAGGGAATTGGCAAAAGCAGCTATGGATGAAGCGGGAAGCTCccatcaaaacattaattatttTGTGGAACAACTTGTGaacaaaacaaattaa